The Anolis carolinensis isolate JA03-04 chromosome 2, rAnoCar3.1.pri, whole genome shotgun sequence genome has a window encoding:
- the LOC103280834 gene encoding zinc finger protein 709-like, translating to MASPLPPYPKSRTGEKLHQCMECGKQFDWKSSLTRHERTHTGEKPYKCMECGGSFSQSGSLRSHQRTHIGEKPYKCMECGGSFSQSGSLRSHQRKHIGEKPYKCMECGESFSWSGSLRSHQRTHTGEKPYKCMECGKSFSQSGHLRSHQRTHTGEKPHKCLECGESFSRSDSLRSHQRKHTGEKPYKCMECGKSFSQSGHLRSHERTHTGEKPYKCMECGESFSWSGSLRSHQRKHTGEKLYECMECGKSFSQSGHLRSHQRTHTGEKPYKCMECGESFSHGSLRSHQRKHTGEKPHKCMECGKSFSEIGNLRSHQRTHTGEKPHKCMECGQSFSRSGHLRSHERTHTGEKPYKCMECGESFSWSGSLRSHQRKHTEEKPYKCMECGESFSWSDSLRSHQRKHTGEKPYKCMECGESFCQRSSLCSHKMTHTGEKPYKCMECGESFRRSDSLRSHQRKHTGEKPYECMECGKSFRWSGSLHSHQKTHLGDAI from the coding sequence atggcaagtcctctacctcccTATCCTAAATCACGCACAGGGGAGAAGTTGCATCAGTgtatggaatgtgggaaacaatttgattggaaaagttctcttactagacatgaacggacccacacaggggagaagccctataaatgcatggaatgtggaggaagcttcagtcagagtggcagtctacgttcccatcaaaggacccacataggggagaagccctataaatgcatggaatgtggaggaagcttcagtcagagtggcagtctacgttcccatcaaaggaagcacataggggagaagccatataaatgcatggaatgtggagaaagcttcagttggagtggcagtctacgttcccatcaaaggacccacacaggggagaagccctataaatgcatggaatgtggaaagagcttcagtcagagtggccatctacgttcccatcaaaggacccacacgggggagaaaccacataaatgcttggaatgtggagaaagcttcagtcgcagtgacagcctacgttcccatcaaaggaagcacacaggggagaagccctataaatgcatggaatgtggaaagagcttcagtcagagtggccatCTACGTTCCcatgaaaggacccacacaggggagaagccatataaatgcatggaatgtggagaaagcttcagttggagtggcagcctacgttcccatcaaaggaagcacacaggggagaagctctatgaatgcatggaatgtgggaagagcttcagtcagagtggccatctacgttcccatcaaaggacccacacgggggagaagccatataaatgcatggaatgtggagaaagcttcagtcacggaagtctacgttcccatcaaaggaagcacacaggggagaagccacataaatgcatggaatgtggaaaaagtttCAGTGAGATTGgcaatctgcgttcccatcaaaggacccacacaggggagaagccacataaatgcatggaatgtggacaaagcttcagtcggagtggacatctacgttcccatgaaaggacccacacaggggagaagccatataaatgcatggaatgtggagaaagcttcagttggagtggcagcctacgttcccatcaaaggaagcacacagaggagaagccatataaatgcatggaatgtggagaaagcttcagttggagtgacagcctacgttcccatcaaaggaagcacacaggggagaagccctataaatgcatggaatgtggagaaagcttctgtCAGAGAAGCAGTCTATGTTCCCATAAAAtgacccacacgggggagaagccctataaatgcatggaatgtggagaaagcttccgtcggagtgacagtctacgttcccatcaaaggaagcacacaggagagaagccatatgaatgcatggaatgtggaaagagcttccgttGGAGTGGCagtctacattcccatcaaaaGACTCACTTGGGAgatgccatataa